The segment AAAAGAAACAAGAAAGTCGCTTGCTTTCTGTGGAGTACCCATCAAAATCAGTTTGGGCAACGATATTACAACGAGTGCGGACCACCACTCCATCACTCATATCTAGAAAAAcagttctttttttctttttttttgttcccACGACAAAATCACTAGTGTAGCTCTCCGGCAAACAAGACCATACTTTTATTGTGATAGTACAGACATTCTATCAAAAAGCAGCAGCGAACTAGTAGCTCCACAAGAAACATCCTCGTCTTCTTTCTCCAGACTCTGGGCTCTCGTGGTTTAGTAGGGCTCCACTGGTGCCCTGAACTTTGCTCCGGCGTAGACTGCGGCATCACCGAGCTCTTCCTCGATCCTGAGGAGCTGCAACCACGAACGTTTGGTTCAGACTCAAGAGCCGTAAGCATAACCTGGTTGCGAAACGAAGAAGCCTTGCGCGCGCAGGTGCGCCCGCTTACCTGGTTGTATTTGGCCAGGCGCTCAGACCGGCAGGGAGCTCCTGTCTTGATTTGGCCCTGAAACGAAGTCATGGAGACCAGGTCAGTACCGAACATGTTCAATTCGGACAATATTTTAAGTGTATGTTCGCCAATTGACGGTGTACCGTAGCCAGGCCAACTGAGAGGTCAGCAATGAAGGTGTCCTCAGTCTCGCCACTGAAAAAATGAAAAGATAGAACAATTGAGTGAAACAGATCAAAAACGAAAGTTAGTTAAGTTTTCAAAAGCAAACAAAAAACTTAAATGGCTACCTCCTGTGGCTTGCCATCACACCCCATCCGGCACGCTTGGACATTCTAACAGCTTCGATACTCTCAGTCACAGAGCCGATTTGGTTCACCTGTCACCCGTGTAGCAATGGAGTTAGTCAACAGCCACTTACAATAAAGGTAATCCTTACCCAGGCGAAAAGATTAGCGATATGAAATAGCAATGATTCTACCTTCAAGAGAAGAGCATTGCAGGTCTTCTCATTGATGGCCTTGGCAACCCTCTGTACAGCACAGGTCAAGCAGGTACTGTTTAGAACTGCATGTTGTGCATAGAACTAGGAGGAAATCAATTACTTAAAATGTTACTCACAGTGGGGTTAGTAACAAGAAGATCATCTCCTACAATCTGCACTTGCTGTCCAATCTCATCAGTGAGTTTGGCATAAGTGGTCCAGTCATCCTGATCGAATGGATCTTCGATAGACACAATAGGGTACTCAGACACAAAGGACTTGTACAGATCTTTCAGGCTGTCACCTGAAATTTTGTTTGAACCATCGTTGTTCTGGCCAAAAAAGTGAGTACAcgttaatataaataaaagctCATATATTATCATAGCCTTAGAGAATTAACACATAAGGAATAGCTAAACCTATaggtaaatataaatataaaagcATAATAAGAAGTTGCAATTCTTACCTCCTCCTTGAAATTAAGATCATAAGTCTTGTCCTTCTCACTAAAGAATTCAGAAGCAGCAACATCCATTCCAATGACCACCTGCCACACAGATAAGTTGAATCAACTACACACACAAAGGTTTGTCTGTTAGTGAGGAAAGTACAAAAGAGACGACATACCTTTCCAGTGTAGCCAGCCTTTTCTATAGCTGCCTTCAGTAGTTCAAGGCCTTCTTTGTTTTCCTGCATATATTGGTTGTCATAGAAATTAGATTGTGAGATAAATGGATGTTGACGATTAATTTTGTAATTACCCTACAGTAAACATAGAAAACAAATCATAGTGTTCCTATAGTGAGAACATAGAGCAATAATTAGGCTAGCACCACTAACTTGCCAAATTTTGAATTATGTCCTGAACATCTTAAATATGCTAGATAGCttcaaaaaatatatacaagtAAGAATTGTTGTGCTTGCCTATGACAGCAGCAGATAAAAGCATATGGACATTACCTGAATGTTAGGTGCAAAACCACCTTCATCCCCAACATTTGTGGCATCTTGACCATACTTCTTCTTGATTATGCTCTGCATACAGTAGCATTTAGCATTCTGACTTCACATTCCTAGGGACCACACTTAAGATACATCAATAGATGCATTAGTTGCTCACCTTCAGGTTGTGGTACACCTCAACTCCCATCTTCATGGCCTCCTTGAACGAGGAGGCACCAGTTGGGAGAATCATGAACTCCTGTACAACAGTTAAATGATCAGAGAGTATAGTCGAAGCATGTAGTCAGAAAATCAGATTTCTCAAGGAATGTTACCTGCATGGCAAGCTTGTTTCCAGCATGTGATCCTCCATTAATCACATTAAAGGCAGGTACAGGGAGCACCAGAGTTTTGTTTCCGGCAAGATTCGCGATGTGCTGCAAATAAGTAAAACTTTCAGGACACCCTCTAAATTGTGCGTACAACACAATAATAAATCATAGCAGTAATGTTTGAAATACCTGGTAAAGAGGAATCTTCTTCACCATAGCTCCAGCTTTGCACACAGCAAGTGAAACCGCAAGAATGGCATTTGCTCCAAGCTTTATAGATTGAAACACGACATCAAAGGAAATCAATACAAGCAGTGTAAGATGGAAGTCAAGTTTAGGAACATAAGTATGAACTCCATGATACCTTCTGTTTGCACCAGCCCCATTCGTTGGAGGTACCATCAAGCTGTTGGACCATGAAGTTGTCGATCTCAACCTGCTCAGTGGGGTCCTGAAACATAATTCGCCATAATAAGATAGCTATCATGTGTTTTGGGTATCACACCATAGAAAAGTAGCTTTAGAATTGAGATATACCACATCAATGAAATCATGTAACTTTAGAGTTGAGATACATACCTTTCCAACAATTGCTGGTCCAATAATGCTATTTACATTGCTCACAGCCTAGCAAAAGACAATACGGCTTATTAGTCCAATGTGAAAAAAGAAAACAACACATCAAAACAGAATGGTTGCAATCAGACACATGTTAGCTGTGGATTCAAATTTTAAGCCAAATTAAATAGGTTCTCAAATCAAATTTATCGCAAATAAAAGGGGGAGGATTCACATGTTGGTTTCTATTATATAACATGACCACGGGATGCATGAATGACTACGGTGCATGCGAGTGCATGACAAATACAGCTAGTATTATACCCTTGCTCAGACTGAAATGGAGAAATTGGCTGGTTAACTAACCTTAAGAACACCCTTGCCAAGATAATCAGATCCTCCATCCCTCAACTCCAAGGCCTCATATATTCCTGAGAGAGTCAATTGTTCAAAGATAAAAATGTCAAATTATGTGCATTAAATGACTAACATATGGAATTTGAGGCAACTACAGAAGGCAACCAATTCAAAAACTAAATGTATCTCGACCACAAACTGAAATTTCGCAAAAAGTCCATTCCGACCAACCAAAATAGCAGATACTGACATCCCATAGTACCACATCTAATATCTAAAAGTGTCTGGACCACAAACTGAAATTTCATATAAAGTCCATTCCAAACGGAACGGCAGATGTTGACGTCTCATAATACCATATCTAATATCAATAGTATGTCTTTTTCTATGTTGCTAACATAGCAAAATGGTTAAATGGAACGGTATCACATATAAATATGTTTCT is part of the Sorghum bicolor cultivar BTx623 chromosome 10, Sorghum_bicolor_NCBIv3, whole genome shotgun sequence genome and harbors:
- the LOC110431021 gene encoding enolase 1, translating into MAVTITWVKARQIFDSRGNPTVEVDIGLSDGSYARGAVPSGASTGIYEALELRDGGSDYLGKGVLKAVSNVNSIIGPAIVGKDPTEQVEIDNFMVQQLDGTSNEWGWCKQKLGANAILAVSLAVCKAGAMVKKIPLYQHIANLAGNKTLVLPVPAFNVINGGSHAGNKLAMQEFMILPTGASSFKEAMKMGVEVYHNLKSIIKKKYGQDATNVGDEGGFAPNIQENKEGLELLKAAIEKAGYTGKVVIGMDVAASEFFSEKDKTYDLNFKEENNDGSNKISGDSLKDLYKSFVSEYPIVSIEDPFDQDDWTTYAKLTDEIGQQVQIVGDDLLVTNPTRVAKAINEKTCNALLLKVNQIGSVTESIEAVRMSKRAGWGVMASHRSGETEDTFIADLSVGLATGQIKTGAPCRSERLAKYNQLLRIEEELGDAAVYAGAKFRAPVEPY